A portion of the Desmodus rotundus isolate HL8 chromosome 8, HLdesRot8A.1, whole genome shotgun sequence genome contains these proteins:
- the LOC112301312 gene encoding small ribosomal subunit protein uS14-like — protein MGHQQLYWSHPRKFVQGSRSCRVCSNQHGLIRKDNLSVCPQCSCQYAKDIGFIKLD, from the coding sequence ATGGGTCACCAGCAGCTCTACTGGAGCCATCCTAGGAAATTTGTCCAGGGTTCTCGTTCTTGCCGTGTCTGCTCAAACCAGCACGGCCTGATCCGGAAGGACAACCTTAGTGTGTGCCCCCAGTGTTCCTGTCAGTACGCAAAGGATATAGGCTTCATTAAGTTGGACTAA